TATTCTTCAAGTTAATTATAAATTTACTTTGATAAAGAATATCTTGATATAATATTTTTATCGACAATAATATTCAGCATGAAATTAACCATACCAGTAAATTCGTACATGATATCTTTCAATTTATCGGATGGTGGAATATTCTGTGTTATGGCCTTATAGCATACACAGATATATACTATATATGAATCTACCCGCACCATTTCATGATCCTCATTCATCATCTCATTCGATATACCGATCTATTAAAAATCAACAAAAAAATTGACAACGTCAAATTAGCAAAAAAATTTAACGTGATTACCGCTATATGTCTATGGATTTCGATTTTACAGAGGATCAAAAGCTGCTGCAAAGTACAGCAAAAGACTTTGCAGAAAAAGTTATTGCACCAAATATTGAAAGAATGAGAAAAGACAGACGCATACCAAAAGAAGTTTTCGATGGGTTAGCAAAAATGGGTTTTTTGGGCATGGCTATTCCTGAAAAGTACGGTGGGATGGGAATGGATGCCGTTTCAACAGGTATTGTCGCAGAGCAAATTGCGAGGGCTGATCCAACTGCATCCATACCAGTTCTCTTTCTAGTTGACAACGCATGGTCGTACCTTATAAGCAAATACGGTAATCCTGAAGTCTTTTCCGGAATCCTGCAAAAGGTTGCTAGAGGAAGCCTTATAACTGGCATAGGCTCTACAGAGTCCGGACATGGATCCGATGTAGCTGGCATAGATACAGTAGCCGTGAAGAAGGGCGACGAATATATTGTGAATGGTGAAAAATCGTTCATAAGCCTTGTAAGGGATATCAAGGAAATCGGAGGAGGCTACGTAACAGTGGTAAAGACTGATCCAAAGGCTGGCGCAAGAGGCATTTCATTGCTCTACATACCCTATTCTGAGGAAATAGAGATCGGTTATCTCGAAGAAATGGGTAGGGAAGGGTCCTCTTGGGGCACACTAAGGTTTAATGATCTGCACGTTCCAGCTAAATACTTAATTGGACAGGAAAATAGGGGCTTCAATATAGTGCATGAAGGTTTTGAATTTGCCAGGGGCTTAATCTCGGTTATATCTGCATCAATGGCCTTAAAATCGATAGAAAACGGAGCTGCGTACATGAAGCAAAGGAAAGCCTTTGGAAATTCCATTGCAACCTTCGAGGGGCTTCAATTCCAATTGGCAGACGATGTTGCAAAGATGGAGGCTGCACTTAACTTTGCATACAAGGCACTGTGGATATACGATCAAGAGCAGAGATACGGGAAATATAGCAGATTCCAAGTAAGCAAAATGATAGCCATGGCTAAGCTCATATCTACCACATGGGGATTCGATGCAGTCAATGATGCTATGCAATGGCAAGGAGCCTATGGATATTCAAAGGATTGCCCAGAAGAGTGGGCATTAAGGGGAATAAGATCCTTCCAGCTCGCTGAAGGCTCTAGAGAAATAATGAAAATCATAATTGCCAGAGAAACCTTGGGAAAGGAATTCATAAAATAATTAGAAATTTTTATCTACAATGCTCTTTCAAATTTTTATGGTATATAACCAATAATTACACGTTCATACTCTATCGCGTCGAACTGGAACGGCAACCTTGATATGCTTGGAAACAATAGTTATTTGCGGTGAGATCGAGATGTTTCTTGAAGCTATAAGAGTTCCAAAAGACAGAATTAAAGTAGTCATAGGCAAAGATGGCGAAGTTAAAAAGAAAATAGAGGAAATGGGAGAAGTAAAGCTGACGATAGACACCGCAGAGGCAGAGGTAAGTATTGATCAGCTAGGTGATGCTGTCAAATCGAGCATCGCCAAAAACGTCGTGCAAGCCATTGGCAGAGGATTTAATCCAGGAAAGGCCATGCTCCTCTTTGAAGAAAACATGCAATTGGTAATAATATCACTCAGAGAATTCGCAAAACCAGGGTCGAGCAAGATAACTCAAATCAAGGCTAGAGTGATAGGTACGGGAGGAAAAACTAGAGCTATAATCGAAGAGCTAACTGGATCTTACCTCTCGGTTTATGGGGATACGATATCCATAATAGGTGATTACCTGGCTGTAACGTATGCAGAAGAAGCGATAAACATGATAATAAACGGAAAGAAACACAGAACCGTCTATGCATTCCTTGAAAAGAGAGCTAGAGAGTTGAAGTACAAACGTATTGAGGAGTCATTCGGATGATTGGGAAATCATTATATCTCTGCATGCGATAATGGAAGAAAGCGGGGTGGGGTAGTCAGGAGATCCCGATGGGCTCATAACCCGTAGATCGATGGTTCAAATCCATCCCCCGCTATCTTAATCTTCTTGTTCTAAATTTTTAGGAATTGCATTCTTTATATCTTGGATCATCTCTTCAAAGCTGGTTTTAATCCCATGTTTTGAGAAGAAGGTCGATATATTTTTTATATCCCTCTTGAGGAACTCCGTTGCCATAGGATGATCTATATCCACGGCTTGCGCTAGATCTATAAAATAAACCCTTCTTCTATGGTATAGTATGTTGTACTCGCTAAGATCAGAATGTACCAGCCTTGCAGAAAGCATCTTCTTAATTCCATCGAGCGTCATGGTATATATCTCCTCGGTGACCTGAACATCCTTTAACTGGGGCGCAGGCTTTTCTTTTGTTCCAATATAACCTTCAACCAGTATGTTCTTGAAGAAACCAATTGGCCGTGGTACGGGCACGTGCTTTTCATATAAAGTAAGCATATTCGTATACTCTTTCCTTACCCACAATGAGATGATGCTCATTCTGTCAATGCGCTGCTTCACAAATCTCTGATCACCTTCTATGTATTCCCTTATGTTCATGAACTTGAGCGTAGACATCTTAAATACTTTTACTACAACGTATCTCTTGTCGCTGACTGCACGGAAAACTACAGACTCCTTGCCTGTAGATATTGGAAAATCGAGATAATCTATACTGTACCTTGAAAATGCGTACTTAATTGCTTCTAGAGTTCTACGATCAAAAACAAGGTCAAGGGTCTTTCTATCAAGGTTAGATCTGAAAGCAAATTCATCAAGTTTTATTAATTGTTTCAGGGCAGATTCATCTATCTTTTACCACCTCTACTTGAAAATATCAATTACTTCAGGGAGCATATGATTTCTGCTGAGGTAGCTAGCCTGTGTCTTAGTGTACCTATAGACAACATCCGCTTTTTCGGGCTGGAACTCCCATGGCTTTACTATAACAAGATCCTTTTCCCTAATCCACATTCTCTTCCTCATCCTACCAGGGATCCTGGCATTTCTTGTATATCCGTCTTCGCACATCACTGATAATCTAGACGCACCTTCCATCTTCTCGACAATTCCAAACATTTCCCCTTTTTTCTTGTTTGGAAGGATAACTCTCCCAAGTGATTCTTCTTCTTCATTAAATTGATCTTGATCGACGTTAACGTCCTTATCTTCGTCTTCAGTTTTATCTGGGCTCATTCGTAACTGTATGTATAACAGATATAAAAATATGGTATTATTTATGACGTAGAATTTTATAACTCTGCATCAGGAAATTACTGCTTCACACTTATAGTGTTTATATTGAAGTACCTAGACACAGCGTCCCTGAACAGCTTAATGTTTTTGCCCTCCTTCCCTATCACTTTGCCTATTTCCTCTTGCTTGACACCAACAACTATATCAGTTCTATTATTCTTCCAGCTGATCTGAATTTCATTTACTCCGTACCTGAAGAATATATTCCTCACAAAGGTGAGAAGGTCCCTTGATATCTCAGCAACTAGTATATGTTTATTGATCTTATCCTTCAAGTCAGAAATGACGTCTTTGTTTTTCTTGAACATCTCAGCCATCTTATGCTCTCCAACAATGAAGAGTGCCATATCCTCGTTCTCGACACATTCCATTAATTCAACCTTAGCTATCTTCTCAAATATGGCAATATGCGCCATAATTTCATTATCAACGGTTATCTCCTTCATCCCTATTCCTCATTTCTTGGTTTTCGGATAGCCTTTATATATAATGTCTACCGCACCTGTACCGAGGGTTATGGGCTGTCCTACTATAATATTTTCTGCAACCCCTGCCAGCTTATCGACCTCTCCCATGATGCCAGCCCTGAGGAGGTGTTTTGTAGTTATTTCAAAGGCTGCCCTTGCTAAGACACTGCTCTTCCTGCCAGAAATACCTGTTCTTCCAACTGCACGTACTGACCCGCTGAAGGTCATCATGTCTGCTACAAGCATTAGATGCCTCACATCGACGTTAAGCCCCTGTTCCTGAAGCGTTCTTTGGGCCTCGTTAAGTATTGCATTCCTCGCTGCTTCTATACCTAGAACAGTAGCTATTTCAACTATGTCATTGGTATATGTTCTCGTAGGATCTACTTCATCTACTTCAAGTACGTCTTTGAGATTTGAGCCTTGTGTATAAATAACCCACCTGTGCTCCTTTCCCTCTACTCTGGCAATCGCCCTCTTTATGCCAGATATGCCTTTAATCGGGAGTGCCTTTATCTGCTCCTGGAGCAAATAAAGTTTCTTAAACGACTCTTGTTGTGGCTTCACTATTATCTGACCAGACTCCTCCATCACAGTTACACCCTTAACCTTGTAGATGGCGTTTACAAGATCATCTTGGTTTATGAGCCTGTCATTCATCTTGTTCGGATCTGGCCTAACCGTTATTGTAAGCTCGCCGATATCAGTTATTATATCTGCAACATCACTAACGCTTGTATTTTCCAGCCTTTTAACGACATCCATGACAACTTCATCGTTAGTTTCAAATTCTGGCTTTAGGTATATTGTCATGGATGGCGTACTCGGAATTCTCCTTGCATCGACTATTTCAATTAGTCTTGGCAGGCCAAGGGTGACGTTCATTTCCCTAACGCCGGCGAAGTGGAACGTTCTCATGGTCATCTGAGTGCCCGGTTCACCTATACTTTGCGCGGCAATTATACCTACAGCTTCATAAGGATCTATTAGCTCGTCCTGGATCTCCTCGCCTATTCTCTTCAGTATCTCTCTGTATTTCTTTTCTCCCCATTCTTCCTTTCTGCGAAGTATTTCCTCAGCGACAGACTCAGGTATATTGTAACCAAGCTTTTTTGCCTCCGCTATAACATCAAGCACCTGCGACGAGACCTTTTTTTCGTATTCATACTTCTCCCTTATTTCCGCTGTCTCTCTCTCTGCTATGGCGTATGTCAAAAGTTCATCGATCCTCTTTCCAGATGATCTAAACTCCATTATTGAAATAGGTTCAATTTTCTGTATTTTTTCGATTTCCATTATAGATTTAAGGCCTGATTTCTTTTTCTGAATTACATCGGATTCATTTGAATATGGCGCTACCGAGGATATCGATACGTGGTATGTGAATCTCTTTTTATCTGAAGTCACATAACCTTCAGTAATTCCCTTTGGCACCTCAAAATCAACAGCGTATTTAGCAGGTACAGACTTGGATAAGAGGGACATATTCTTGGCTGTATCTTTCCATATGATCACTTCCGTAAGTATCACCTCCCAGCGTTTTCATCGAACAGAATATAGTTGATGTCTATTGCCCTGCCTTTTTCGCTTCTAGTTGGGTCGATTCCGTCTTCACCGTATTTAATCTGTATGAGCGATCCCACGGTATCCTTGACTTGCCTCTCCTCATCTACTTTTAGATCCTCAAATGCATTAATCAGACGCCGCTGCATGTACCCACTTCTCGAAGTTCTTACTGCCGTGTCAACTAAGCCTTCCCTTCCGCCAATACTGTGGAAGAAATATTCTGTTGGAGTAAGACCAGTCATATATGAAGATTTAACGAATCCACGTGCATCAGCGCCAATGTCGCCCCTCTTGAAGTGGGGCAGCGTCCTGTTGTAATAACCTCTGTTTAACCGGCCTCCTCTTACAGACTGCTGGCCCACAATACCGGCTACTTCTGATATGTTAAGCATGGTAGCTCTGGCCCCTGACCTAGCCATTATGACAGATGGTACGCTTAAACCCAAGTACGAACTAGCTATCTTTCCTGATTCATCCCTTACCACACCAGCCTCCGACAATATCTCTATCTCAAGGGTGTCTTCAACCGATCTTCCTGGTGCAGGTTGAAGCTCGCCACGCTTGTAGGTTTCTATAAGCTTATTTATACGATCCTCGGCCTGGTTGACAAGCTCTTCAATTCTAGCTGTAGCACTATATGGGATATCGTAATCACTTATACCTGTCGAAAATCCGTAATAAGTTATAAAGCCTACAGCGAGCCTAGTCATGCGGTCGATGAACTTCGCAGCCTCGTTCGGGCCAAATTTCCTAAATATTTTGTCAATGATTGCTCCCGAGAACGGGGATATCGCAGCTTCATCTATTGTTCCGTGGATGAGTTTACCATCGACTATAGTTACGTAAGTATCCTCCTTTTCCTTTTCGTACTCACATGTTTCCGAGGATCCAGAACACAGTTTGCTGCGGAATCTAAGGTTTAGCCCCTTTGGGAGTATAGTTGAAAATATATTTCTACCAGAATAATATTTCTTGCCATTTACAATGGTAGCATCGGGTATAAGATCCGGATCGACATAGCACATAATGTGTATCATTTCTTCCTGCGTGAACAAGGGATTGTTGTGCGTAAGGAGAAACATAGCCGTTACGTGATCATGTATTCCACCTATGATCGGGCGGCCAAACCTAGGAGACATTATCTGCTCTTGAACTTTCATTATTATCCTTGCTTCTGCGCGTGCTTCCTCCTTCTGAATTACGTGCAGGTTCATTTCATCACCATCAAAGTCTGCATTGTATGGTGTACATACGGCAAGATTGAATCTAAATGTCTGCCCTGGAAGCACACGGACAGTGTGGCCCATCATCGACATCCTGTGGAGGGACGGTTGCCTGTTAAATAGCACGATATCTCCTTCCATTAGCTGCCTTTCGACTGTCCAACCTATTTCGATCCTGTTTGCATTTTCCTCTGCATTCTGATCAGTAATCTTTATCCTTCTGCCATCAGGCCTTATCACGTAGTTGACCCCAGCCATATATTTACCATATTTATCCCTAGGGTTTCTGCCGCGCTTTATGAATTCTCTCATTTCATCAATGTTGAATTGATTCACAATTACGGGTACTGTAAGTTCTCTTGCAGCCTTCTCTGGTACTCCTACTTCGTTAACCGAAAGGTAAGGTTCTGGGGATATAACCGTACGAGATGAGAAATTGACTCTTTTACCTGATAAGTTTGACCTGAAACGCCCTTCCTTCCCCTTAAGACGCTGTACAAGCGTCTTCAGAGCACGTCCTGATCTATGCCTAGCAGGAGGTATCCCAGGCGTCTGATTATCGAAATAAGTCGTAACGTGAAACTGAAGCAGATCCCATAGATCTTCTATAATCAGCTGTGGAGATCCGTTATCCCTACTTTCCCTCAACCTCTGGCTTATCCTTATTATATCGACAAGCTTGTGTGTTAGATCATCTTCACTTCTCTCTCCTGTTTCAAGGGTGATCGACGGCCTTACGTTGATTGGAGGTACTGGTAATACCGTCAAAATCATCCACTCTGGTCTTGCTGTCTTAGGATTAAAACCAAAGAAGACAAGATCATCATCAGGTATTCTTTCCAGCCTTTCTCTTATTTCCTTTGGGGTTATCTTTACATTCGTGCCTTCCTCCCTAAAAGTAGTAGGCTTGTCTAGGATTATTTTGCTCTGCTGCGCACCACAGTGTGGACATACCATACGCTGGGATGCCAAATCTACGAACCGCTTAGTCATAAGTTCGATATCTTCCGGATCACCCGTCTCAAAATCTACTTTTTGGACTTCAGGCAAATAGGTCTTGATCTCGTCGTCCGTAAGCTTTATTCTCCCGCACGACTTGCAAGTTGCATCAAGAAACATTTTTATTTCTTTCACGAAGCCTACATGAACAACGGGCATAGCAAGTTCTATGTGACCAAAGTGACCAGGGCATTCATCTACCTTCCCGCCACAAGTAGCGCACCTGAGGCCTGGTTCTATAACACCCATATGCAAATCCATAAGCCCGTGTTCAATTGGATACCCATCATCATCATAGGTATCAGCGGTTATAACTTTCACCTGACTCAACTTTCTTATCTCGTCTGGAGAAAGAAGCGCAAATTTAATACTTGAAATTCTTTTAGAAATTCCCATCATTTCATATCACCCAACATAAGACGCATAACAACACCGAGAGATATCAGCTCATCCCTCATGAGCTTAAAGGCGTAACTGGTCTCTATTGGATAGATGTTACCTGTATTGCCGCAAACTGGACACCGAAGAGTTCCCTTTCTCCTGTCGTATATTGCTATATGCCCACATGAAGGGTTACCACACACGTAAAGTACGGTGCCATCGCTCTGATCTAGCAAGCGATCCTTTATTACCATTGCAGCCCCATGCGCAATTAACGTATCTCTTTCCATTTCTCCGAACCTTAAACCACCCTGCCTGGATCGGCCTTCGGTTGGCTGCCTGGTAAGTATTTGGACAGGCCCCCTAGACCTGGCGTGGAATTTACCTGCTACCATGTGGTGCAACTTCTGGTAATATATTACACCCACAAATATGTCGGCCCTGAACTTACGTCCGGTTATTCCGTCGTACATAACCTCTGTTCCAGACTTCCTAAAACCATATTTGACAAGTTCGTCCCTGAGGCTCTTTTCTGGTTCCCCGCTGAAAATTGTACCATCGATGAACTTGCCCGTCCTTGAGGCTATTTTCCCTCCAATCATCTCAAGTATATGGCCAACGGTCATCCTTGACGGTATAGAGTGCGGGTTGAATATAAGATCCGGTATTATACCTTCCTCGGTAAACGGCATATCTTCCTGCGGAACTACTAATCCAATGACGCCTTTCTGACCGTGCCTAGAGGCAAATTTATCCCCTAGTTCAGGAATCCTTTCGCTCCTTACCTTTATTTTAACGACCCTGCTATTACTCTCTGAAACTGTGAGAAAAACGTTGTCTACATAACCGCTTTCGTTTGGTCTCATCGTAACAGAAGACTCCCTTCTTCTCTGCGGACCGAGCCTTTCCTCTCCTTCCTCTAGGAATCTCGGCGGTGAGGTCTTTCCTATGAGGACGTCAGAGCCTTCTACATATGCTTCTGGGTATATTATTCCACTTTCGTCGAGGTTCTTATAATACTCTTCCGCCCTGGCCCCTATTACGTCGTGAGTGGGAATTTCGAACTTATCTTCCTGACCGCCGGGGTATCTTCGCTCTTCAGCTGAATAAGTCCTGAAGAATGTGCTTCTTCCTAGTCCACGGTCTATTGCAGCCTTATTTATAACCAGTGCATCCTGTATGTTGTAACCTTCATAGGATAGAACGGCCACTACAAAGTTCTGCCCTGCTGGCCTTCTGTCGTAATGCGTGTATTCCATCACACGAGTACGTACAAGCGGAACCTGAGGATAGTGAAGCAGGTGTCCTCGCGTATCGGGTCTTATCCTCACATTAGATTGAGCAAAGCCAAGAGACTGCTTTGCCATCGCAGATGCAATAGTTATTCTTGGTGAAGAATTATGCTCAGGATACGGAATTATCGATGCTACAACACCAAGTATCATTGCTGGGTCTATTTCTAAATGTGTGTGCTCCGGAGTTATAAGCGATGGGACTTCGAATTTGTTGTAACAGAATCCGCACTCAAGGATAATATTATTGGAGCCTGGGTTAGACCAGTCAACCATAGATCTGTATAGGTAACTCGAGCAGTGTGGGCATTTTTCGGGTATATTATAGGCATACACTGCTACGTATGCATCTTCCTCTTCTTCTGCATCAAGCCATTCTAATGCACCAACCTTAACAAGGTCTTCGAAGCTGTACTCGTCCTTCCTCAGCTTCTCTATCATGTCTTCGGTTATCACGGTACGGCCGTCCTTAAGAACAAGAAGCGGCCTTCTCAACCTGCCCCTATCGCAGTTAACAATGACCTCATTTGTGTTATCATCATACCTTACATTGATCTCGTCCGATATACGCCCTGCACGACGTTCTTCTCTTAATCTCCGGACAAGATACCTTGGATCGTCGTGGTAACCCACGAAATCTCCATTGAGATATACTCTGCCCTTGTTTGGGCTTTCCTCTAGGACCTCCTTAACGTCCATACCTTTCAGGATCTCCATCACAGTTTCAGAATCTATTCCTTGAGTTACGTTGATGAGAAGGGCTGCGTTTTTAACAAGGCCGCAGTTTTGGCCTTCTGGAGTTTCGTTGGGACATATCCTCCCCCACTGAGTAGGGTGTAGATCACGAGCTTCGAAGTGAGGCTGTGTCCTGGTAAGCGGAGATATTATTCTGCGCAGGTGACTTATTGTACTTAGATTAGAGACTCTATCAAGTAATTGCGATACTCCAGTACGGCCACCGATCCAATTTCCTGTTGACATAGCATGCAGTATTCTTTGCGTCAGCAGATCCTGCCTTACGGCTGGCCGAATCTTTATCCCTCTCTTCCTGTTGTAAGTTTTTTCTAGCTGATATTTTAGGTCCTTCATCACGGATTGGAATGCACTCCTGAACAGTTCGTCCATAAGGTCCCCGGCAAGCTTTATCCTCTTATTTGCCAGGTGGTCTTTGTCGTCTTCCTTCCTTATGCCTAGGCTTAGTTCAAGTAGAGAACGGGCCATCCTTCCAAGATAAATAGCCTTTCTAATCCTATCAGATGCTGAATCGCCCAGATGTGGAAGAAGTGAATGATCA
This genomic stretch from Thermoplasma volcanium GSS1 harbors:
- a CDS encoding DNA-directed RNA polymerase subunit B, with translation MREIVDAYFKKYGIVNHQLDSMNSFYASSDNPNSVMQQIVDETKVSDDADPGFFVLDPAKTGGHDIRIYYGRVRENGHYVGEQTIFVGKPEIKEASGASNQITPNEARLRDLNYMAPVTLKLRIVEDGIEKGSETIKVGDIPVMVRSKICTLAEGNLDQYIEKNNGPIGLSRREKLQYVGEDPDDPGGYFIIGGSERVIVSLEDLAPNKIMVEWEDRYESKVEVAKVFSQRGGFRALTSMEKGSDGTINVSIPSVAGTVPLVILMKALGLERDVDVHDAIASVPEMEPIIYANIEDSKNPKILPPNGVNTTEDAISYLEKRFAAGQAKEFRDKKISQMLDHSLLPHLGDSASDRIRKAIYLGRMARSLLELSLGIRKEDDKDHLANKRIKLAGDLMDELFRSAFQSVMKDLKYQLEKTYNRKRGIKIRPAVRQDLLTQRILHAMSTGNWIGGRTGVSQLLDRVSNLSTISHLRRIISPLTRTQPHFEARDLHPTQWGRICPNETPEGQNCGLVKNAALLINVTQGIDSETVMEILKGMDVKEVLEESPNKGRVYLNGDFVGYHDDPRYLVRRLREERRAGRISDEINVRYDDNTNEVIVNCDRGRLRRPLLVLKDGRTVITEDMIEKLRKDEYSFEDLVKVGALEWLDAEEEEDAYVAVYAYNIPEKCPHCSSYLYRSMVDWSNPGSNNIILECGFCYNKFEVPSLITPEHTHLEIDPAMILGVVASIIPYPEHNSSPRITIASAMAKQSLGFAQSNVRIRPDTRGHLLHYPQVPLVRTRVMEYTHYDRRPAGQNFVVAVLSYEGYNIQDALVINKAAIDRGLGRSTFFRTYSAEERRYPGGQEDKFEIPTHDVIGARAEEYYKNLDESGIIYPEAYVEGSDVLIGKTSPPRFLEEGEERLGPQRRRESSVTMRPNESGYVDNVFLTVSESNSRVVKIKVRSERIPELGDKFASRHGQKGVIGLVVPQEDMPFTEEGIIPDLIFNPHSIPSRMTVGHILEMIGGKIASRTGKFIDGTIFSGEPEKSLRDELVKYGFRKSGTEVMYDGITGRKFRADIFVGVIYYQKLHHMVAGKFHARSRGPVQILTRQPTEGRSRQGGLRFGEMERDTLIAHGAAMVIKDRLLDQSDGTVLYVCGNPSCGHIAIYDRRKGTLRCPVCGNTGNIYPIETSYAFKLMRDELISLGVVMRLMLGDMK
- a CDS encoding KH domain-containing protein, translated to METIVICGEIEMFLEAIRVPKDRIKVVIGKDGEVKKKIEEMGEVKLTIDTAEAEVSIDQLGDAVKSSIAKNVVQAIGRGFNPGKAMLLFEENMQLVIISLREFAKPGSSKITQIKARVIGTGGKTRAIIEELTGSYLSVYGDTISIIGDYLAVTYAEEAINMIINGKKHRTVYAFLEKRARELKYKRIEESFG
- the eif1A gene encoding translation initiation factor eIF-1A, yielding MSPDKTEDEDKDVNVDQDQFNEEEESLGRVILPNKKKGEMFGIVEKMEGASRLSVMCEDGYTRNARIPGRMRKRMWIREKDLVIVKPWEFQPEKADVVYRYTKTQASYLSRNHMLPEVIDIFK
- a CDS encoding acyl-CoA dehydrogenase family protein; translated protein: MDFDFTEDQKLLQSTAKDFAEKVIAPNIERMRKDRRIPKEVFDGLAKMGFLGMAIPEKYGGMGMDAVSTGIVAEQIARADPTASIPVLFLVDNAWSYLISKYGNPEVFSGILQKVARGSLITGIGSTESGHGSDVAGIDTVAVKKGDEYIVNGEKSFISLVRDIKEIGGGYVTVVKTDPKAGARGISLLYIPYSEEIEIGYLEEMGREGSSWGTLRFNDLHVPAKYLIGQENRGFNIVHEGFEFARGLISVISASMALKSIENGAAYMKQRKAFGNSIATFEGLQFQLADDVAKMEAALNFAYKALWIYDQEQRYGKYSRFQVSKMIAMAKLISTTWGFDAVNDAMQWQGAYGYSKDCPEEWALRGIRSFQLAEGSREIMKIIIARETLGKEFIK
- a CDS encoding transcription termination/antitermination protein NusA; translation: MKEITVDNEIMAHIAIFEKIAKVELMECVENEDMALFIVGEHKMAEMFKKNKDVISDLKDKINKHILVAEISRDLLTFVRNIFFRYGVNEIQISWKNNRTDIVVGVKQEEIGKVIGKEGKNIKLFRDAVSRYFNINTISVKQ
- the rpoA1 gene encoding DNA-directed RNA polymerase subunit A', with protein sequence MMGISKRISSIKFALLSPDEIRKLSQVKVITADTYDDDGYPIEHGLMDLHMGVIEPGLRCATCGGKVDECPGHFGHIELAMPVVHVGFVKEIKMFLDATCKSCGRIKLTDDEIKTYLPEVQKVDFETGDPEDIELMTKRFVDLASQRMVCPHCGAQQSKIILDKPTTFREEGTNVKITPKEIRERLERIPDDDLVFFGFNPKTARPEWMILTVLPVPPINVRPSITLETGERSEDDLTHKLVDIIRISQRLRESRDNGSPQLIIEDLWDLLQFHVTTYFDNQTPGIPPARHRSGRALKTLVQRLKGKEGRFRSNLSGKRVNFSSRTVISPEPYLSVNEVGVPEKAARELTVPVIVNQFNIDEMREFIKRGRNPRDKYGKYMAGVNYVIRPDGRRIKITDQNAEENANRIEIGWTVERQLMEGDIVLFNRQPSLHRMSMMGHTVRVLPGQTFRFNLAVCTPYNADFDGDEMNLHVIQKEEARAEARIIMKVQEQIMSPRFGRPIIGGIHDHVTAMFLLTHNNPLFTQEEMIHIMCYVDPDLIPDATIVNGKKYYSGRNIFSTILPKGLNLRFRSKLCSGSSETCEYEKEKEDTYVTIVDGKLIHGTIDEAAISPFSGAIIDKIFRKFGPNEAAKFIDRMTRLAVGFITYYGFSTGISDYDIPYSATARIEELVNQAEDRINKLIETYKRGELQPAPGRSVEDTLEIEILSEAGVVRDESGKIASSYLGLSVPSVIMARSGARATMLNISEVAGIVGQQSVRGGRLNRGYYNRTLPHFKRGDIGADARGFVKSSYMTGLTPTEYFFHSIGGREGLVDTAVRTSRSGYMQRRLINAFEDLKVDEERQVKDTVGSLIQIKYGEDGIDPTRSEKGRAIDINYILFDENAGR
- the rpoA2 gene encoding DNA-directed RNA polymerase subunit A'' produces the protein MSLLSKSVPAKYAVDFEVPKGITEGYVTSDKKRFTYHVSISSVAPYSNESDVIQKKKSGLKSIMEIEKIQKIEPISIMEFRSSGKRIDELLTYAIAERETAEIREKYEYEKKVSSQVLDVIAEAKKLGYNIPESVAEEILRRKEEWGEKKYREILKRIGEEIQDELIDPYEAVGIIAAQSIGEPGTQMTMRTFHFAGVREMNVTLGLPRLIEIVDARRIPSTPSMTIYLKPEFETNDEVVMDVVKRLENTSVSDVADIITDIGELTITVRPDPNKMNDRLINQDDLVNAIYKVKGVTVMEESGQIIVKPQQESFKKLYLLQEQIKALPIKGISGIKRAIARVEGKEHRWVIYTQGSNLKDVLEVDEVDPTRTYTNDIVEIATVLGIEAARNAILNEAQRTLQEQGLNVDVRHLMLVADMMTFSGSVRAVGRTGISGRKSSVLARAAFEITTKHLLRAGIMGEVDKLAGVAENIIVGQPITLGTGAVDIIYKGYPKTKK
- a CDS encoding RIO1 family regulatory kinase/ATPase; translated protein: MDESALKQLIKLDEFAFRSNLDRKTLDLVFDRRTLEAIKYAFSRYSIDYLDFPISTGKESVVFRAVSDKRYVVVKVFKMSTLKFMNIREYIEGDQRFVKQRIDRMSIISLWVRKEYTNMLTLYEKHVPVPRPIGFFKNILVEGYIGTKEKPAPQLKDVQVTEEIYTMTLDGIKKMLSARLVHSDLSEYNILYHRRRVYFIDLAQAVDIDHPMATEFLKRDIKNISTFFSKHGIKTSFEEMIQDIKNAIPKNLEQED